From the genome of Amycolatopsis granulosa:
GATCGCTGCCATCGCTTCGCTCACTCCCCGCCGGTGAGGGTGACGACGACCTTGACGTCGTCCTGGCCCGCGGTGAACGCCTCCGCCGCCCGCGCCAGCGGCACCCGCCGGGTGACCAGGTTCGCCAGCCACTCCGGGTCGGCCTTGGCCAGCGCCTCCGCGCCCTGGTGGTAGTGCCGCAGGTTCGCGTTCACCGAGCCCAGCACCACGTCGTTCTCCAGCACGATTTCGCGGTTGAGCGCGCCCGCGTCGACCGGCAGCGACCGTCCGGCGGCCGACACGCCGGTCAGGCACACGATGCCGTAGGCGGCGTTGTGCCGCATGACGTCGAGGACGACGCTGCCCACGCCGGTCGCCTCGATCACCACGTCGGGTTCCAGGCGCTCGGCGACCTCGTCGGCAGGCTCGGTGTGGTAGGTCGCGCCCAGCGCCCGCACCAGCCGCGGTTTCGGCCCGGTGCCCACCCGGTCCAGGACGTGCACGTCGAGCCCGCGCTGCACCCCGAGCAGGGCCGCCAGCAGGCCGATCGGCCCGGCACCGGTCACCAGCACGCGCTTGGGGTCGAACCAGGCCCGGGCACCGACGCGTTCCACCTGCTCCCACGCCTTGGCCACGACGGTGGTCGGTTCCAGCAGCATCCCGGTCCGCTCCAGCCGCGGGTCCACCGGCACCGCGTAGTCCTGTTCGACCGTCCACAGTTCACTGCCGTAACCGTGCCGCTGCTTGATGCCGCGCTCGGTGTAACGGCCGTTGCGGCACATGTCGAACTCGCCGTGCGCGCACGCCCCGCACGGCACCGGGTCGGGCCGCCGCACCACGCCGACGACGAGGTCGCCGGGCTGGAACCGGCTGCCGGGTGGCGCCTGCCGGACCCGGCCGAGAGACTCGTGGCCGAGCACCAGCCGGTCCGCGCCGTCGGGGGACCAGCCGTAGGCGCCGCCCACGATCTCCTTGTCGGTGCCGCACACGCCCAGCGCGAGACCCTGGACGAGGAGCTCACCTGCACCCGGTTCCGGATCGGGCAGGTCGGACACCCGCAGCGAACCGGGCTGCTGGGGGACGACGGTGAGTGCACGCACGGTTCAGTCCTTTCCGTAGGGTTCCAGGTCCGCGGCCTTGAGCGTGAGCCCGTGGCCGGGGACGTCCGGGTCCGGCCGGACCCGACCACCGGCCGGGTCGAGCGCGCCGTCGAGGAACGCGGACTCGATGCGGTCGTGGTCGGCGAACCATTCCAGGTGGCGGAAGTTCGGCGTGGCGACGGCGGCGTGCGCGGACAGGTTGGGCGCGCAGTGCCCGGACACCTCGAGCCCGGCGGCCGCGGCCACCGCGGCCGCCCGCCGCCATTCGGTGTAGCCACCGCAGCGGGTCACGTCGATCTGCAGGCAGTCCACCGCGCCCGCCCGCACCATCCGTCCGAAGTAGACCAGGTCGTAGCCGTACTCACCGGCCGCCACGTCAATCGTGGTCGCCCGCCGCAGCTCGGCGAGCCCCTCCAGGTCGTCACTGGAGACCGGTTCCTCGAACCAGCGCACGTCGTGCCCGGCGAGCCGCCGCGCCACCCGCCGGGCCTGCCCGCGCGTGTAGCCGCCGTTCGCGTCGACGTAGAGCTCCGTGCCGTCCCCGATCACCTCGCGGGCGGTGGCGACCCGGGCCAGGTCGCGGTCCACGTCCTGGCCCCCGTCCTGCCCGATCTTGATCTTCACCCGCGGGATCCGCTGCTCGTGCACCCACCGGTCC
Proteins encoded in this window:
- a CDS encoding alcohol dehydrogenase catalytic domain-containing protein, with amino-acid sequence MRALTVVPQQPGSLRVSDLPDPEPGAGELLVQGLALGVCGTDKEIVGGAYGWSPDGADRLVLGHESLGRVRQAPPGSRFQPGDLVVGVVRRPDPVPCGACAHGEFDMCRNGRYTERGIKQRHGYGSELWTVEQDYAVPVDPRLERTGMLLEPTTVVAKAWEQVERVGARAWFDPKRVLVTGAGPIGLLAALLGVQRGLDVHVLDRVGTGPKPRLVRALGATYHTEPADEVAERLEPDVVIEATGVGSVVLDVMRHNAAYGIVCLTGVSAAGRSLPVDAGALNREIVLENDVVLGSVNANLRHYHQGAEALAKADPEWLANLVTRRVPLARAAEAFTAGQDDVKVVVTLTGGE
- a CDS encoding enolase C-terminal domain-like protein codes for the protein MTAIEAVDARAYRIPTPEPESDGTLTWDATTMVVVEVRAAGTTGLGWTYADASCVPLIHGTLAPAVLGQDVLDVPAAWSAMQRRIRNLGRPGLVSCAMSAVDIALWDAAARVLGVALSRLLGRAHQDAALYGSGGFTSQSTGELRDQLDRWVHEQRIPRVKIKIGQDGGQDVDRDLARVATAREVIGDGTELYVDANGGYTRGQARRVARRLAGHDVRWFEEPVSSDDLEGLAELRRATTIDVAAGEYGYDLVYFGRMVRAGAVDCLQIDVTRCGGYTEWRRAAAVAAAAGLEVSGHCAPNLSAHAAVATPNFRHLEWFADHDRIESAFLDGALDPAGGRVRPDPDVPGHGLTLKAADLEPYGKD